A single bacterium DNA region contains:
- a CDS encoding PIG-L family deacetylase, giving the protein MRSKLLLVFLLFVALTVPTSARVKSSIPDAARLQLLMKKLTVVGSALYVGAHPDDENTAVLAHLSLGRLLRTGYLALNRGEGGQNLIGNEQGDLLGVIRTQELLAARQIDQAEQYFTRAIDFGFSKSAEESLSLWGKEDVLSDAVWVFRVFRPDVVITRFPSEGETHGHHVASGILAEEAFHAAGDPNRFQGQLKYVSVWQPKRIVWNRYSWGNQPIPDEEKAKLAELEIGEYNPLLGKSYTEIAGISRSMHKSQGFGDSEDRGRFTQYFRHTAGEPATKDLFSSVDLTWNRIAGGQEIGKVLEQAVSKFHPKKPEQSIPDLLKAYRLMRKIQKNPLVEQKISDLLEVIRGCSGLWLEAISSQDAAAPGADVAIDLTAINRSSFSLQLESVQVLPSNNVETIAAELKYNEPVTKKLTIHIPAEERESQPYWLRGQNGKPLSDVKEQRLIGSAESPAAFSAQFILTSGQDRLVYTEPVLFRKVDPVKGEVYKDFVVVPEAALNIQNPLLVFADESPKSVRVQVISGGYNITGELKLLTPEGWIVQPASQAFNLTTRDQAKVIPFTIQPQNGARTGEFKAEATVGAHKISNGKLVIDYPHIPAQNLFPVSRGRLIRVDLKKTGQIIGYIVGSGDAIPEALTQVGYKVTRLTDEDLVTQNLSSYDAILVGIRAYNTRPALKDLQEKLMDYVQQGGTLIVQYQTLLDSNSSKPGPYPFQISRKRVSVETAPVTILKPDHSLLNFPNKITQADFEGWIQERGLYFADQWDPKYETIFSSNDPKEQPLEGGTLYARYGKGVYIFTAYSWFRELPAGVPGAYRIFVNMISARKK; this is encoded by the coding sequence ATGCGATCAAAACTTTTACTGGTCTTTTTGTTATTTGTCGCGCTGACAGTTCCCACATCGGCGCGCGTAAAAAGTTCTATTCCAGACGCGGCGCGATTGCAACTTCTCATGAAGAAATTAACTGTGGTTGGAAGCGCACTATATGTGGGAGCTCATCCTGATGATGAAAACACGGCTGTACTGGCGCATTTATCGCTCGGGCGGCTCCTCCGCACCGGCTATCTTGCGTTGAATCGCGGTGAAGGGGGCCAGAATCTGATCGGGAACGAGCAAGGAGATTTGCTGGGAGTGATTCGAACGCAGGAATTGCTGGCGGCGAGGCAAATCGATCAGGCCGAGCAGTATTTCACAAGGGCCATTGATTTTGGATTCTCCAAAAGCGCCGAAGAATCTCTGAGTTTATGGGGCAAAGAGGACGTGTTGTCCGATGCTGTATGGGTTTTTCGCGTGTTCCGTCCGGATGTTGTGATCACCCGATTTCCAAGTGAAGGAGAAACACACGGCCACCATGTCGCGAGTGGAATTCTTGCAGAGGAAGCTTTTCATGCAGCCGGCGATCCGAATCGTTTTCAGGGTCAACTGAAATACGTTTCCGTCTGGCAGCCAAAACGAATCGTGTGGAACCGTTACAGTTGGGGAAATCAGCCCATTCCGGATGAAGAAAAGGCCAAGCTGGCAGAATTGGAAATCGGTGAATACAATCCGCTGCTTGGCAAGTCGTATACGGAGATCGCGGGAATTTCGCGCAGCATGCATAAGAGCCAGGGTTTTGGGGATTCAGAGGACCGTGGAAGATTCACGCAATACTTCCGTCACACTGCAGGGGAACCGGCGACTAAAGATCTATTCAGCAGTGTGGATCTTACATGGAACCGGATTGCGGGCGGCCAGGAAATTGGAAAAGTGTTGGAACAAGCCGTAAGTAAGTTTCATCCGAAAAAACCGGAGCAAAGCATTCCTGATCTGTTAAAGGCCTACCGGTTGATGCGCAAGATTCAAAAAAATCCACTGGTCGAACAAAAGATTTCCGATCTGCTTGAAGTCATTCGTGGTTGCTCCGGGTTGTGGCTCGAGGCGATCTCCAGCCAGGATGCAGCAGCGCCCGGAGCGGATGTTGCAATCGATCTCACGGCAATCAACAGGTCCTCGTTTTCGCTTCAGCTCGAGTCCGTTCAGGTGCTGCCATCTAATAACGTAGAGACTATCGCCGCGGAACTGAAATACAATGAACCTGTCACTAAAAAACTCACGATCCATATCCCTGCGGAAGAACGTGAAAGTCAGCCCTACTGGCTGCGCGGGCAAAATGGTAAACCTTTATCGGATGTGAAAGAGCAACGGCTGATTGGCAGCGCCGAAAGTCCCGCCGCATTCAGTGCCCAATTCATTCTTACAAGCGGGCAGGACCGTCTTGTATACACAGAACCGGTGCTGTTTCGTAAAGTGGATCCTGTGAAAGGGGAAGTGTATAAAGATTTTGTGGTCGTTCCGGAAGCGGCTTTAAACATCCAGAATCCGCTTCTGGTATTTGCAGATGAGTCCCCAAAGAGCGTTCGAGTTCAAGTGATCAGCGGAGGCTACAACATCACGGGAGAGCTCAAGCTCCTGACGCCGGAAGGGTGGATCGTACAGCCGGCCTCGCAAGCCTTCAACCTCACCACCAGAGATCAGGCAAAAGTGATCCCCTTCACGATTCAGCCGCAAAATGGAGCCAGGACAGGCGAGTTCAAAGCAGAAGCTACGGTTGGCGCTCACAAAATTTCCAACGGGAAGCTCGTGATCGATTATCCACACATTCCCGCGCAAAATCTGTTTCCCGTTTCCAGGGGACGCTTGATTCGCGTGGATTTGAAAAAAACCGGGCAAATTATCGGATATATCGTCGGATCAGGCGATGCAATTCCGGAAGCCCTCACGCAAGTCGGTTATAAAGTTACTCGCCTGACCGATGAAGATCTGGTCACTCAAAATCTTTCCTCCTACGACGCCATCCTTGTTGGAATCCGCGCCTACAACACAAGGCCGGCGCTGAAAGATTTGCAAGAAAAACTGATGGATTATGTTCAACAGGGCGGAACTTTGATCGTGCAATACCAGACACTTCTCGATTCAAATTCCTCGAAGCCCGGCCCATACCCCTTTCAGATCTCGCGAAAAAGGGTTTCGGTGGAAACCGCGCCGGTTACGATTCTCAAACCTGATCATTCGCTGTTGAATTTTCCAAACAAAATCACGCAAGCAGACTTTGAAGGGTGGATCCAGGAGCGAGGCCTGTATTTCGCGGATCAATGGGATCCAAAATATGAAACCATTTTTAGTTCCAATGATCCGAAGGAACAACCTCTGGAAGGCGGAACGCTTTACGCACGCTATGGAAAGGGAGTTTACATTTTCACCGCCTATTCCTGGTTCCGGGAATTGCCTGCGGGCGTGCCGGGCGCCTATCGCATTTTTGTCAACATGATTTCCGCGAGAAAAAAGTGA
- a CDS encoding Dabb family protein, whose protein sequence is MKLKVSILLIFAISLSFLSGWVTGRANLSTPNTIIHHVALKWKDGTTDADKQKAMEMLKEIIADTPGAKNMWTRTIKVQPREFSQSFVVEFENEAALKAYAEHPKKKAWEDFYYNIREKSNNCVIGN, encoded by the coding sequence ATGAAACTAAAAGTTTCGATCCTCCTTATTTTTGCGATTTCCTTATCGTTTCTTTCCGGATGGGTGACGGGAAGAGCAAATCTTTCTACCCCGAATACGATCATTCATCACGTTGCTTTGAAGTGGAAAGACGGAACCACGGATGCCGACAAGCAAAAGGCAATGGAGATGTTGAAAGAAATTATCGCGGACACGCCTGGCGCAAAGAACATGTGGACAAGAACGATCAAGGTCCAGCCACGCGAATTCTCGCAGAGCTTTGTGGTTGAATTCGAAAATGAAGCGGCGCTGAAAGCTTATGCCGAACATCCGAAAAAGAAAGCCTGGGAAGATTTCTACTACAATATTAGAGAGAAGAGTAACAACTGCGTGATTGGGAACTAA
- a CDS encoding prolyl oligopeptidase family serine peptidase, which translates to MQPSATHFRFLLKKLTLGLVLLVFVLLCGVIWLFPAYRFLRKYERRLAAEGTKPKRVERKIGDVTVHLYDPAGKSGTTLILVPGLHPNGIHDNRFIAFAETCAEAGFHVVAPDIPEFRNFKITNESVAILRSVIEEIRDPQKTTGMLGISYGAGPVFLIAADQKLDYVVSIGGYYNLSHAIEYSFTGAHPGGAQREAHEWGRLIFALNHLDQLAASDDLEILRKSLELRLDLKEKEAELLEQSLSSAGKKLMHGILAGLAPVQQKTFEEVLRKREKEAFELSPQRVLSKIHPDTQFYLIHGTGDKAVPFEETLELQAGLKKAGLPAHCLITEGLTHVDVTKLSSIWELLKLLHWERLLLREAGRQN; encoded by the coding sequence ATGCAACCTTCTGCTACACACTTCCGGTTTCTGCTCAAGAAGTTGACTCTTGGTCTTGTTCTCCTTGTCTTTGTTCTGCTTTGCGGAGTGATCTGGCTGTTCCCGGCTTACCGGTTTCTACGTAAATATGAACGGAGACTCGCCGCCGAAGGCACAAAGCCGAAGCGAGTCGAGCGGAAGATTGGAGATGTAACAGTTCATCTGTACGATCCGGCTGGAAAGTCCGGCACCACTTTGATTCTTGTTCCGGGACTCCACCCGAACGGGATTCATGATAATCGTTTCATCGCTTTCGCTGAAACCTGCGCAGAAGCGGGCTTTCATGTGGTAGCGCCCGATATTCCGGAGTTTCGCAATTTCAAAATCACAAACGAAAGCGTTGCTATTCTGCGTTCGGTGATCGAAGAAATACGAGATCCACAAAAGACTACGGGGATGCTGGGAATCAGCTACGGAGCAGGTCCCGTCTTTCTGATAGCTGCCGATCAAAAACTGGACTACGTGGTTTCCATTGGCGGTTATTACAACCTGTCTCATGCAATTGAATATTCCTTCACGGGCGCTCATCCCGGGGGAGCCCAAAGAGAAGCACACGAATGGGGCCGCTTGATCTTTGCACTGAATCATCTCGATCAGCTTGCTGCTTCTGATGACCTGGAAATTCTCCGCAAAAGTCTGGAGTTGCGGCTGGATCTAAAAGAAAAGGAGGCTGAACTACTGGAGCAAAGTCTGAGCTCCGCAGGCAAAAAACTGATGCATGGAATCCTGGCAGGCCTAGCACCCGTTCAACAAAAGACTTTCGAGGAGGTTTTGCGAAAGCGGGAGAAAGAAGCGTTCGAACTTTCCCCGCAACGGGTTTTATCGAAGATTCATCCTGATACACAGTTCTATCTGATTCATGGAACCGGCGATAAGGCTGTTCCTTTTGAAGAGACGCTGGAGCTGCAGGCCGGTTTGAAAAAAGCGGGACTCCCTGCGCATTGTTTGATTACTGAAGGTTTGACACACGTAGACGTCACAAAACTTTCCAGCATCTGGGAATTGTTGAAACTGCTCCATTGGGAAAGACTATTGCTTCGCGAAGCAGGGCGCCAAAATTAA
- a CDS encoding peptide chain release factor-like protein has product MERLNELGVRPEDLVEKFIRSGGHGGQNVNKVSTCVYLKHLPTGIEVKSQRERSQALNRFHARRMLADKIENLIKGKKSAEQQRIEKIRRQKRKRSKRAKEKMLADKHHQSEKKKERRSIPDTEHS; this is encoded by the coding sequence ATGGAACGGCTGAATGAGCTGGGAGTCCGCCCGGAGGACCTTGTGGAGAAATTCATTCGATCGGGGGGACATGGTGGTCAGAACGTAAATAAGGTGTCCACCTGCGTGTATTTGAAACACCTTCCAACCGGGATCGAGGTGAAAAGCCAGCGCGAACGTTCGCAGGCCTTGAACCGTTTTCACGCGCGACGAATGCTGGCTGATAAAATCGAGAATCTGATCAAAGGAAAAAAGAGCGCAGAGCAGCAACGAATCGAAAAAATTAGAAGGCAGAAGCGGAAAAGATCCAAGCGCGCAAAAGAAAAAATGCTTGCAGATAAACATCATCAATCGGAAAAGAAAAAGGAACGACGAAGCATTCCTGATACGGAACATTCATAA
- a CDS encoding oligopeptide transporter, OPT family: MAVEQRNENVTSTPQLQIPEMTGKAVLTGIIFGVIFGAANAYLGLRVGLTVTTSIPIAVLSIAVFRAGAKFWGKGTILEANMSQTIGSASSSLAAGTIFTIPALFLWGAKPDYWQVAVLALLGGILGVCAMIPLRRLLIVKADQELPYPEGRACAEVLKASTGDTSASKWIFIGLAVGLGVKLALGLAHVMPDQIRTAISGLPKAQLSLEIAPALLAVGYIIGYRASGIMVSGSLIAAIVLIPLFAIIGGQLSTPLFPDILNVSSRIPIHDMTPSQIWSSYVRYIGAGAVAAAGTITVMQSLPTMYASLKAVAAGLKRDRKELELQSSEDLRKDKDLPGSVILVGAGLVILVLAVVPNLFAGNLNLVQRFVAACGVAIFGLLFVAVSSRIVGLIGVSSNPTSGMTLVTLLATSAIFVALGWRGENAKLAVLTVGTVVCIAASKAGDISQDLKTGYLVGGTPYRQQAGQLLSASIACWAVAGTVLVLGMTYTFGSPELPAPQATLMKTVIEGVLSGSLPWGLVGAGIAFAIGAVLAGLPGLAFAIGLYLPLSSMMPIFLGGLVRRWSDGADAAKGQGSNAGVLCASGLIAGEGIAGIALAISVGAGLVSKQKTILISGLAGDLASLILTFLVMTLLYSAARSAATNRTAIV; encoded by the coding sequence ATGGCAGTTGAGCAGCGGAATGAAAATGTAACTTCGACACCACAGCTGCAGATTCCTGAAATGACCGGGAAGGCGGTGCTAACGGGAATCATCTTTGGCGTCATTTTCGGAGCGGCGAACGCTTACCTTGGTTTGCGCGTTGGGCTCACGGTAACCACATCGATTCCGATCGCGGTTCTTTCGATTGCAGTGTTTCGAGCCGGGGCAAAGTTCTGGGGAAAAGGCACGATCCTGGAAGCAAACATGTCCCAGACAATCGGGAGCGCAAGCTCCTCGCTTGCAGCGGGAACAATCTTCACAATACCGGCGCTCTTTCTGTGGGGAGCGAAGCCCGATTACTGGCAGGTTGCTGTTCTTGCTCTTCTTGGTGGCATTCTGGGCGTGTGCGCGATGATTCCACTGCGAAGACTTTTGATTGTTAAGGCCGATCAGGAACTTCCGTATCCCGAGGGACGCGCTTGCGCAGAAGTTTTGAAAGCTTCCACGGGCGATACTTCAGCATCGAAATGGATCTTCATTGGATTGGCAGTTGGTCTTGGAGTAAAACTTGCGCTTGGTTTGGCGCACGTCATGCCGGATCAAATCCGGACTGCAATTTCAGGCCTGCCGAAAGCGCAACTCTCACTGGAAATCGCTCCGGCTCTACTTGCAGTCGGATACATCATCGGCTATCGCGCTTCGGGCATCATGGTTTCAGGGAGTCTTATTGCCGCAATTGTACTGATTCCGCTGTTTGCAATCATAGGGGGTCAGCTGTCGACCCCGCTTTTTCCGGACATCCTCAACGTTAGTTCGCGCATTCCGATTCATGACATGACGCCTTCGCAAATCTGGTCTTCGTACGTTCGCTATATCGGAGCAGGCGCCGTTGCTGCTGCCGGAACAATCACGGTGATGCAGTCTCTGCCCACGATGTATGCATCCTTAAAGGCTGTTGCTGCCGGATTAAAGCGCGATCGCAAGGAACTGGAGTTGCAGTCGAGCGAAGACCTCCGAAAGGATAAAGACTTGCCGGGATCGGTGATCCTGGTTGGCGCCGGGTTGGTGATCCTTGTGTTGGCCGTTGTGCCGAACTTGTTTGCCGGGAATTTGAATTTAGTTCAGAGATTCGTTGCGGCCTGCGGTGTTGCAATTTTCGGTTTGCTGTTTGTAGCTGTATCATCGCGCATTGTTGGCTTAATAGGAGTCTCCAGTAATCCAACGTCCGGAATGACTCTGGTCACACTGTTGGCAACCAGCGCGATTTTTGTTGCTCTGGGCTGGCGCGGCGAAAATGCAAAACTTGCCGTGCTAACGGTCGGCACCGTTGTTTGCATTGCCGCTTCAAAAGCCGGCGACATTTCTCAGGATCTGAAAACCGGTTATCTCGTTGGTGGCACTCCGTACCGCCAACAAGCCGGCCAATTGCTGAGCGCTTCGATCGCGTGCTGGGCGGTCGCCGGAACGGTTCTGGTTTTAGGAATGACCTACACCTTTGGATCTCCGGAACTGCCGGCGCCCCAAGCAACTCTGATGAAAACTGTAATCGAAGGAGTTCTCTCAGGATCACTTCCGTGGGGATTGGTTGGAGCTGGAATTGCTTTTGCGATCGGCGCCGTGCTCGCCGGTTTGCCTGGCCTTGCTTTTGCCATTGGACTCTATCTTCCGTTGAGTTCTATGATGCCAATTTTTCTTGGCGGGCTCGTTCGAAGATGGAGCGATGGAGCGGATGCTGCAAAAGGGCAAGGTTCAAACGCAGGGGTCCTTTGCGCTTCCGGTTTGATCGCAGGAGAAGGGATTGCGGGAATTGCATTGGCAATCTCAGTTGGTGCTGGTCTCGTTTCCAAACAGAAAACGATCCTCATTAGCGGCCTCGCGGGGGATCTTGCCTCATTGATTCTAACGTTTCTTGTGATGACTCTCTTGTATTCTGCTGCCAGGTCTGCGGCGACCAATCGCACGGCGATCGTTTAA
- a CDS encoding sigma-70 family RNA polymerase sigma factor: protein MDAIINGQIDTDMKPASSTGVTQLLIQAGTGDRAALDEMLPLVYGELRRLANFYLSKERPGHTLQPTALVHEAYLRLVDQQHVNWKNRAQFFGLAAEMMRRILMNHARDRAAGKRGGKAERISLSRIRHSTGMKEIELIALDEALKQLTAMDPRKSRIVELKFFSGLTTEEIAEVLQISLSTVEREWTMSRAWLFRWMKGKK, encoded by the coding sequence ATGGATGCTATTATAAATGGTCAGATCGATACGGACATGAAACCGGCATCTTCCACTGGTGTCACGCAGCTCTTAATTCAAGCTGGAACAGGGGATCGGGCTGCTCTGGATGAAATGCTGCCTCTTGTATACGGGGAACTGCGCCGGCTTGCCAACTTTTACTTATCCAAAGAGCGACCAGGACACACCCTCCAACCGACAGCACTGGTGCATGAAGCTTATCTGCGGCTAGTAGATCAGCAGCATGTGAATTGGAAGAATCGCGCACAATTTTTCGGCCTTGCTGCAGAAATGATGCGACGCATTCTCATGAATCATGCCCGCGATCGTGCAGCCGGCAAACGCGGAGGAAAAGCAGAACGCATTTCTTTAAGCAGAATCCGTCATTCGACTGGAATGAAAGAGATAGAGTTGATTGCGCTTGATGAAGCTTTAAAACAACTGACTGCAATGGACCCGCGCAAAAGCAGGATCGTTGAACTGAAGTTTTTCAGCGGTCTGACCACAGAAGAAATTGCCGAAGTCCTTCAGATCTCTCTAAGTACTGTAGAGCGCGAATGGACAATGTCCCGCGCATGGCTCTTCCGATGGATGAAAGGGAAAAAGTAA
- a CDS encoding sodium:solute symporter, whose amino-acid sequence MRTLDWIVLIAFLAFTVIHGIWKGRGTKNIRTYMLADKTMPWYTVALSIMATQASAITFLTTTGQAYADGMRFVQFYFGLPIAMVILCLVAVPLFHRLNVYTAYEYLEKRFDLKTRVLTGFLFLIQRGLSTSLSLFAPALILSVILGWDMKVTLRITGLMILLYTTIGGVKGVNWNDFYQFLIIAAGMVTALVFTIHLLPSEVSFLDAVSVAGAFGKLKAVDFSFDWNNRYNFWSGLIGGMFLALAYFGTDQSQVQRYLTGRSVTQSRLGLLFNGLLKIPMQFFILFVGAMVFVFYQFVTPPLFFNPVEESKIRNSTYREEYQSIEREYQKTATEKRSRLREYIAQDPAQKQTTRAQILELEKKTAKQKGQAVEVMRKNNPSINANDTNYVFLSFVTHYLPAGLVGLVIVIVFAATMASTSAEWNALATASVIDVYKRLVKTDASDQHYLWVSRIATAFWGSFAILASERASRLGTLVEAVNILGSLFYGSVLGIFILAFFLKKVRGTPAFIGVIFGELVVLCLFLFTGISFLWYNVFGCLAVVAAALFLNTFVSTKTREV is encoded by the coding sequence ATGCGAACCCTGGACTGGATCGTTCTGATCGCTTTCCTCGCTTTCACAGTCATTCATGGCATCTGGAAAGGTCGCGGAACAAAAAACATCCGCACGTACATGCTGGCAGACAAGACAATGCCATGGTACACGGTTGCCCTTTCCATCATGGCAACTCAAGCCAGCGCAATTACATTTCTGACAACAACCGGACAGGCATATGCAGATGGAATGCGCTTTGTTCAGTTCTATTTTGGCTTGCCGATCGCGATGGTGATCCTCTGCCTTGTTGCGGTGCCTCTTTTTCATCGATTGAACGTTTACACGGCTTACGAATATCTTGAAAAACGTTTTGATTTGAAGACGCGCGTTCTCACCGGTTTCCTTTTCCTCATTCAAAGAGGATTGTCCACGAGTCTTTCGCTTTTTGCTCCTGCATTGATTCTTTCCGTGATTCTCGGCTGGGACATGAAAGTCACACTCCGGATTACCGGACTGATGATTTTGTTGTACACGACTATTGGTGGAGTGAAAGGGGTGAACTGGAACGATTTCTATCAGTTTCTGATTATCGCCGCTGGAATGGTAACCGCGCTTGTTTTCACGATCCATCTGCTCCCTTCAGAGGTGAGTTTTCTGGATGCAGTATCGGTCGCCGGAGCGTTTGGCAAACTGAAAGCCGTGGATTTTTCCTTTGACTGGAACAACCGTTACAACTTCTGGTCCGGTTTGATCGGAGGAATGTTTCTGGCGCTCGCTTATTTCGGAACAGATCAGTCGCAGGTGCAGCGATACCTGACCGGCCGGTCGGTCACACAGAGCCGGCTGGGACTTCTGTTTAACGGACTCCTGAAAATTCCCATGCAGTTCTTCATTTTATTTGTGGGCGCCATGGTGTTTGTGTTTTACCAGTTCGTGACGCCCCCTTTATTTTTCAATCCCGTGGAAGAATCGAAAATCCGGAATAGCACTTACCGCGAAGAATACCAGTCGATCGAGCGGGAGTATCAAAAGACCGCAACAGAAAAGCGATCGCGGCTGCGCGAATACATCGCTCAGGATCCGGCACAAAAACAAACAACGCGCGCACAAATCCTGGAGCTGGAAAAGAAGACTGCGAAGCAGAAAGGACAGGCCGTTGAAGTCATGCGGAAAAATAATCCATCGATCAATGCGAATGACACAAACTACGTTTTCTTGAGTTTCGTTACGCATTATCTGCCTGCAGGACTCGTTGGTCTTGTAATTGTGATCGTATTTGCAGCCACAATGGCATCCACTTCGGCAGAGTGGAATGCTCTGGCCACGGCAAGTGTAATCGACGTTTACAAACGGTTGGTGAAAACCGACGCATCGGACCAGCACTACCTGTGGGTCTCGCGCATTGCAACAGCTTTCTGGGGCTCCTTTGCAATCCTTGCTTCCGAAAGGGCCAGCAGGCTTGGCACTCTGGTGGAAGCGGTCAATATTCTGGGTTCGCTGTTTTACGGCAGCGTTCTGGGAATTTTTATTCTGGCATTTTTTCTAAAAAAGGTTCGAGGAACTCCCGCATTTATCGGTGTCATCTTTGGAGAGCTTGTCGTTTTGTGTTTATTCCTGTTCACTGGAATTTCTTTCCTGTGGTATAACGTCTTCGGTTGCCTCGCTGTTGTGGCCGCCGCCCTGTTTTTGAATACTTTTGTTAGTACTAAGACTCGTGAGGTTTAA
- a CDS encoding YkgJ family cysteine cluster protein translates to MIIHLSKPYTCRYGMPVIDRVDSLIFEFKYFAHCMSCNFCNDWCCWHGTDVDTHNAERLDARAAQLEKYVGIRKQDWYDLSETCEDDEAPGKVWFRTSIKNGACVFLNPEGRGCMLHSFSLRENLDYHDLKPLVCAIFPLTFEEGLLVYADELEEKSLVCAGQGLSLFEGVRSELLYYFGGEMVQELDYYQRSLQKKARASI, encoded by the coding sequence ATGATTATTCATCTCTCAAAACCCTACACCTGCCGGTACGGAATGCCGGTGATCGACCGCGTAGACTCTCTGATTTTCGAATTCAAATACTTCGCTCACTGCATGTCGTGCAATTTCTGCAATGACTGGTGCTGCTGGCACGGAACTGATGTGGATACGCATAATGCGGAAAGATTGGATGCGAGAGCAGCGCAGCTGGAGAAATACGTTGGAATTCGCAAGCAAGATTGGTACGACCTATCGGAAACCTGTGAGGATGACGAAGCTCCCGGCAAGGTGTGGTTTCGAACGAGTATAAAAAACGGCGCCTGTGTTTTCCTGAACCCGGAGGGTCGCGGATGCATGCTCCACAGTTTTTCTCTTCGCGAAAATCTCGATTACCATGACCTGAAGCCGCTGGTGTGCGCAATCTTTCCTTTGACCTTCGAAGAGGGCCTGCTTGTTTATGCTGATGAGCTGGAAGAAAAGTCCCTTGTTTGCGCAGGCCAGGGTCTGTCTCTGTTCGAAGGAGTCCGCTCCGAGCTTCTGTACTACTTCGGCGGTGAAATGGTGCAGGAGCTGGATTACTACCAGCGCAGTTTGCAGAAGAAAGCCCGCGCGAGTATTTAA